One genomic window of Haloferax mediterranei ATCC 33500 includes the following:
- a CDS encoding lactate racemase domain-containing protein, producing MNLPLGDGRLSVSLPSCSVDVARPPGGAPVDPRTAAEAAMERPHGPPLAGLVNSTDEVAIVVTDVTRDTPDDVLLDVLFDHLPVPRENVTVVVGLGLHRPMTDAELRDGLGEYADLAVNHDPDSVVALGAVDGCPVSVHPAVADADVVLSTGMAEPHQYAGFSGGAKTVVIGAGSESIIRYTHGPDMLSRDGVRLGRVRGNPFRETLDRAGLIAGPDFCLNVTKGPDGFLGAAAGNPISVVRSLAATAREALSVSVDTNYDAVVCGVGAPKDANLYQATRAATYVALGDRNPLGSGSDDCGRLVIPAALPEGAGEGTGEKRFFDALSSATDAASLYESMRAGYEPGAQRAFVVARVLRDHDVYVTNSASPDVVNSCLMHARESVEDAVEPGSRVLVVPNALNTLLV from the coding sequence ATGAACCTCCCTCTCGGCGATGGGAGACTGTCCGTCTCACTCCCGTCGTGTTCGGTCGATGTCGCACGTCCACCGGGTGGTGCACCCGTCGACCCCCGGACCGCGGCTGAGGCCGCAATGGAGCGCCCGCACGGGCCGCCGCTCGCCGGGCTCGTCAATTCGACCGATGAGGTCGCCATCGTCGTCACCGACGTGACCCGAGATACCCCGGACGACGTGCTCTTGGACGTGCTCTTCGACCATCTGCCGGTCCCGCGAGAGAACGTTACTGTCGTCGTCGGTCTCGGACTGCACCGCCCGATGACGGACGCGGAACTCCGCGACGGTCTCGGCGAGTACGCTGACCTCGCGGTGAACCACGACCCCGACTCGGTCGTCGCCCTCGGCGCGGTCGATGGGTGCCCGGTCTCCGTCCATCCCGCCGTCGCCGACGCCGACGTAGTCCTCTCCACCGGCATGGCCGAACCGCACCAGTACGCGGGTTTTTCCGGCGGCGCGAAGACGGTCGTCATCGGCGCAGGCTCCGAATCCATCATCCGCTACACCCACGGCCCGGACATGCTCTCGCGGGACGGTGTTCGCCTCGGCCGCGTCCGCGGGAACCCATTCCGCGAGACACTCGACAGAGCCGGACTCATCGCCGGTCCCGACTTCTGTCTCAACGTGACGAAGGGACCGGATGGGTTCCTCGGCGCGGCCGCCGGGAACCCAATCTCAGTCGTTCGCTCCTTGGCTGCAACCGCCCGCGAAGCGCTCTCTGTTTCGGTCGACACCAACTACGACGCGGTCGTCTGCGGCGTCGGCGCGCCGAAAGACGCGAACCTCTATCAGGCGACCCGCGCGGCGACGTACGTCGCTCTCGGCGACCGAAACCCGCTCGGGAGCGGTTCCGATGATTGCGGCCGACTCGTCATCCCCGCGGCGCTTCCCGAGGGTGCTGGCGAGGGGACCGGCGAAAAACGATTCTTCGACGCGCTCTCGTCGGCGACCGACGCCGCCTCGCTCTACGAGTCGATGCGGGCGGGCTACGAACCGGGCGCGCAACGGGCGTTCGTCGTCGCGCGCGTCCTCCGCGACCACGACGTGTACGTGACGAACTCGGCGTCGCCGGACGTGGTGAATTCGTGTCTCATGCATGCCCGCGAGTCGGTCGAAGACGCCGTCGAACCCGGCAGTCGCGTGCTCGTCGTTCCCAACGCGCTGAACACGCTGTTGGTCTGA